A window of the Streptomyces sp. JB150 genome harbors these coding sequences:
- a CDS encoding FAD-dependent monooxygenase, with the protein MLAAAAVREYVGSVEIVEAHELPDGPEPRTGVPQAAHIHFLQTGGVAAIETLLPGSVERLLAAGAHRIPVTGGMVICSPEGWYRRWRRSTHHLITASRDLTDSVVRARVLADPRVRVRTRTRAVGLLGSRHRVTGIRVRGADGTEAELRADLVIDASGRGSRTPRWLAGLGVTGLTEDRVDSGLVYASRVYRAPVPTRGWPVIGIQADPRLPRPGNAGGLLPIEGDRWHVSLMGAPGGEPTADPDAFEPFARTLRHPLIADLIAHATPLTGVSVTRSTANRRYAYERLPRWPEGLVVLGDAVAAVNPLYGQGVSATAQSAVALRDLVAGGLVPGLARRVQRAVARSVDTAWTLSVGQDIHFPTTTGRRPSPADRLLHRYVGRLSRTATGSFHAATALTDVLALRATPLSLVRPSVLLSALAGPLRPQLDGPQFTAAERALLAALERPAATAGQPVTGGAG; encoded by the coding sequence ATGCTGGCCGCCGCCGCGGTGCGGGAGTACGTCGGATCCGTGGAGATCGTGGAGGCGCACGAGCTGCCCGACGGTCCGGAACCCCGTACCGGAGTGCCGCAGGCCGCGCACATCCACTTCCTGCAGACCGGGGGAGTGGCGGCGATCGAGACGCTGCTGCCGGGAAGTGTCGAGCGGCTGCTGGCCGCGGGGGCCCACCGCATCCCCGTGACCGGCGGCATGGTGATCTGCTCGCCGGAGGGCTGGTACCGCCGCTGGCGGCGCAGCACCCACCATCTGATCACCGCCAGCCGGGACCTGACCGACTCGGTGGTGCGAGCCCGGGTCCTGGCGGACCCCCGGGTGCGCGTGCGGACGCGGACGAGGGCCGTCGGCCTGCTCGGCAGCCGCCACCGCGTCACCGGCATACGCGTGCGCGGCGCCGACGGCACGGAGGCGGAGCTGCGGGCCGACCTGGTGATCGACGCCTCCGGCCGCGGCTCGCGCACGCCCCGCTGGCTCGCCGGGCTGGGCGTCACCGGGCTCACCGAGGACCGTGTCGACTCCGGACTCGTCTACGCCAGCCGCGTCTACCGCGCCCCGGTGCCCACCCGCGGCTGGCCGGTGATCGGCATCCAGGCCGACCCGCGGCTGCCCCGGCCGGGCAACGCCGGCGGCCTCCTGCCGATCGAAGGCGACCGCTGGCACGTCAGCCTGATGGGCGCCCCCGGCGGGGAGCCCACCGCGGACCCGGACGCCTTCGAGCCCTTCGCCCGCACCCTGCGCCACCCGCTCATCGCCGACCTCATCGCCCACGCCACACCGCTCACCGGCGTCAGCGTCACGCGCAGCACCGCCAACCGGCGGTACGCCTACGAACGGCTTCCCCGCTGGCCGGAGGGCCTGGTGGTGCTGGGCGACGCCGTCGCGGCCGTCAACCCCCTGTACGGGCAGGGTGTCTCGGCCACCGCCCAGAGCGCCGTCGCCCTGCGCGACCTGGTCGCGGGAGGTCTCGTCCCCGGTCTGGCCCGGCGCGTCCAGCGGGCCGTCGCCCGCAGCGTCGACACCGCGTGGACGCTGTCCGTCGGGCAGGACATTCACTTCCCCACCACCACGGGCCGGCGCCCGAGCCCCGCCGACCGCCTGCTGCACCGCTATGTCGGCCGGCTCTCCCGCACCGCGACCGGCTCGTTCCACGCGGCGACGGCCCTGACCGACGTCCTGGCGCTGCGGGCCACGCCGCTGTCCCTGGTCCGGCCGAGCGTGCTGCTGTCGGCGCTGGCGGGGCCGCTGCGGCCGCAGCTGGACGGCCCGCAGTTCACCGCGGCCGAACGCGCGCTGCTGGCCGCCCTGGAGCGGCCCGCCGCGACGGCCGGGCAGCCGGTGACCGGGGGCGCGGGGTGA
- a CDS encoding alanine racemase, which yields MSSEALARLSDERVDHRFRGLPPDADGLTVGELAAQRRNLFTGGFTTPVLALSAEHLEHNLRLMAAYTQRHGLAFAPHGKTSMAPQLFARQIEHGAWGITLAVPHQVRVARAFGVRRVFLANELVDAAALRWLAAELADPAFRFVCYADSVRGVELMDAALAEAGAPRPVDVVVELAAGEGARTGVRTEAECARVADAVAAARTLRLAGVAGYEGEVPRATPERVRAWLDRLVALAVEFDKAGRFAGLDEIVVSAGGSAWFDAVADAFAALPELSAPVLKLLRSGAYVSHDDGHYRRLTPFTRMPGEGALEPAFRLWAQVVSRPTAEQAFVNAGKRDAAHDLDLPVARVVRRGGTERPAAGIEVTGLSDQHAWLRTSPEADLEVGDWVGLGLSHPCTSFDKWQLIPVAEADGTVVDYVRTFF from the coding sequence ATGAGCAGCGAAGCCCTCGCCCGGCTCTCGGACGAACGCGTCGACCACCGCTTCCGGGGCCTCCCGCCGGACGCCGACGGGCTCACCGTCGGCGAGCTGGCCGCCCAGCGCCGCAACCTGTTCACCGGCGGCTTCACCACCCCCGTCCTGGCGCTGTCCGCCGAGCACCTGGAGCACAACCTGCGGCTGATGGCCGCGTACACCCAGCGGCACGGCCTGGCCTTCGCCCCGCACGGCAAGACCTCCATGGCGCCGCAGCTGTTCGCCCGCCAGATCGAGCACGGCGCCTGGGGCATCACGCTCGCGGTGCCGCACCAGGTGCGGGTGGCGCGGGCGTTCGGCGTGCGGCGGGTGTTCCTGGCGAACGAGCTGGTGGACGCGGCGGCCCTGCGCTGGCTGGCCGCCGAGCTGGCCGACCCGGCGTTCCGCTTCGTCTGCTACGCCGACTCGGTGCGCGGCGTGGAGCTGATGGACGCGGCGCTGGCGGAGGCCGGCGCGCCCCGCCCGGTGGACGTGGTCGTGGAGCTGGCCGCGGGCGAGGGCGCCCGGACGGGGGTGCGCACGGAGGCGGAGTGCGCCCGGGTCGCGGACGCGGTGGCCGCCGCCCGGACGCTGCGCCTGGCCGGGGTCGCCGGGTACGAGGGCGAGGTGCCGCGGGCGACACCGGAGCGGGTGCGGGCGTGGCTGGACCGGCTGGTCGCGCTGGCCGTGGAGTTCGACAAGGCGGGCCGGTTCGCGGGGCTGGACGAGATCGTGGTGAGCGCGGGCGGCAGCGCCTGGTTCGACGCGGTGGCCGACGCCTTCGCCGCGCTCCCCGAACTGTCCGCGCCGGTGCTGAAGCTGCTGCGCTCCGGGGCGTACGTCTCGCATGACGACGGCCACTACCGCCGGCTGACCCCGTTCACCCGGATGCCCGGGGAGGGCGCGCTGGAGCCCGCGTTCCGGCTGTGGGCGCAGGTGGTGTCGCGGCCCACGGCCGAGCAGGCCTTCGTCAACGCGGGCAAGCGGGACGCGGCCCACGACCTGGACCTGCCGGTCGCCCGCGTGGTGCGCCGCGGCGGCACCGAGCGCCCGGCCGCCGGGATCGAGGTGACGGGCCTGTCCGACCAGCACGCCTGGCTGCGCACCTCACCGGAGGCGGACCTGGAGGTCGGCGACTGGGTCGGCCTCGGGCTGTCCCACCCGTGCACGTCGTTCGACAAGTGGCAGCTGATCCCGGTGGCCGAGGCCGACGGCACGGTCGTCGACTACGTCCGCACGTTCTTCTAG
- a CDS encoding serine protease, with the protein MKKPLLATLAALVITGAGAAPAVAATPDTGTAPAARAVNLAGTVALSNCSGAVVRMPDSAADDPALALTNGHCLESGFPGPGEVVVDRASTRSFGLLNAAGTRVATLRANKIAYATMTGTDAAVYQLTRTYAQIKSSYGIDALTLNDTRPAAGTAISVVSGYWKRVYTCSIDGFAHQLREGDWTWTDSVRYTPACDTVGGTSGSPVVDHSTGRVVAVNNTGNESGGRCTLNNPCEVDASGNVTVRQGVNYAQQTYPFAACFGLDSKLDLYASGCTLPKP; encoded by the coding sequence ATGAAGAAGCCTCTCCTCGCCACGCTCGCGGCCCTGGTGATCACCGGGGCGGGCGCGGCACCCGCCGTCGCGGCCACGCCGGACACCGGGACGGCGCCCGCGGCCCGGGCGGTGAACCTCGCCGGGACCGTGGCGCTGAGCAACTGCTCCGGCGCGGTCGTCCGCATGCCGGACTCCGCGGCCGACGACCCGGCGCTGGCGCTCACCAACGGCCACTGCCTGGAGTCCGGCTTCCCCGGTCCCGGCGAGGTCGTCGTCGACCGCGCCTCCACCCGCTCCTTCGGCCTGCTGAACGCCGCGGGCACCCGGGTGGCGACCCTGCGCGCGAACAAGATCGCCTACGCGACCATGACCGGCACCGACGCCGCCGTCTACCAGCTCACCCGCACCTACGCCCAGATCAAGAGCTCCTACGGCATCGACGCGCTCACCCTGAACGACACCCGTCCGGCCGCCGGCACCGCCATCAGCGTCGTCTCCGGCTACTGGAAGCGCGTCTACACCTGCTCCATCGACGGCTTCGCCCACCAGCTGCGCGAGGGCGACTGGACCTGGACGGACTCCGTCCGCTACACCCCCGCCTGCGACACCGTCGGCGGCACCTCCGGCTCCCCGGTCGTCGACCACTCCACCGGCCGGGTCGTCGCCGTCAACAACACCGGCAACGAGAGCGGCGGGCGCTGCACCCTCAACAACCCCTGCGAGGTGGACGCGAGCGGCAACGTCACCGTCCGCCAGGGCGTCAACTACGCCCAGCAGACCTACCCGTTCGCCGCCTGCTTCGGCCTCGACAGCAAGCTCGACCTGTACGCGAGCGGCTGCACCCTGCCCAAGCCGTGA
- a CDS encoding D-aminoacylase — MEDLVIRDAEVVDGTGAPSYRADVVVDGGRIVSIVKEAAAAGCQRPSAMRELDAEGLVLAPGFIDMHAHSDLALLRDPDHSAKAAQGVTLEVIGQDGLSYAPVDDRTLDGVRRAITGWNGSGDDIDFDWRSVGEYLDRLDGGIAVNAAYLIPQGTVRALAVGWEDREATPAELDRMRRLVAEGLEQGAVGMSSGLTYTPGMYAKDAELTELCRVVASYGGYYCPHHRSYGAGALEAYAEMVALAREAGCALHLAHATMNFGVNEGRAPELLALLDEALAAGADISLDTYPYTPGSTTLAALLPSWAGEGGPDAALARLADDATAERIRHHLEVTGSDGCHGVPVEWHTIEISGVGDPALAGWIGRRLDGWGAARRLLLEDRLATSILQHVGHEENVRAIMRHRVHTGGSDGILQGAKPHPRAYGTFPHYLGHYVRELGVLSLEECVAHLTSRPAARLRLPDRGVVREGYRADLVLFDPATVAAGSTYERPRTLPTGIPHVLVDGRFVIEDGRRTDVLAGRSVRRTPV; from the coding sequence GTGGAAGATCTCGTCATCCGGGACGCGGAGGTCGTCGACGGCACCGGCGCGCCGTCCTACCGCGCCGACGTGGTGGTGGACGGCGGCCGGATCGTGTCGATCGTCAAGGAGGCCGCGGCGGCCGGTTGCCAGCGCCCGTCGGCGATGCGGGAACTGGACGCCGAGGGCCTGGTCCTCGCCCCCGGCTTCATCGACATGCACGCCCACAGCGACCTGGCGCTGCTGCGCGACCCCGACCACAGCGCGAAGGCCGCGCAGGGCGTGACGCTGGAGGTGATCGGCCAGGACGGGCTGTCGTACGCGCCGGTCGACGACCGGACCCTCGACGGGGTGCGCCGCGCGATCACCGGCTGGAACGGCTCCGGCGACGACATCGACTTCGACTGGCGGTCGGTCGGCGAGTACCTGGACCGGCTGGACGGGGGCATCGCCGTCAACGCGGCCTACCTGATCCCCCAGGGCACGGTCCGCGCGCTCGCCGTCGGCTGGGAGGACCGCGAGGCGACCCCGGCCGAGCTGGACCGGATGCGCCGGCTGGTCGCCGAGGGCCTGGAGCAGGGTGCGGTCGGCATGTCGTCCGGGCTGACGTACACGCCGGGCATGTACGCGAAGGACGCCGAACTGACCGAGCTGTGCCGGGTGGTGGCGTCGTACGGCGGCTACTACTGCCCGCACCACCGCTCCTACGGGGCGGGCGCGCTGGAGGCGTACGCGGAGATGGTGGCGCTCGCCCGGGAGGCGGGCTGCGCGCTGCACCTGGCGCACGCCACCATGAACTTCGGGGTCAATGAGGGCCGCGCGCCCGAGCTGCTGGCGCTGCTGGACGAGGCGCTGGCGGCGGGCGCGGACATCAGCCTCGACACCTACCCCTACACGCCCGGCAGCACCACGCTCGCGGCGCTGCTGCCGAGCTGGGCGGGCGAGGGCGGCCCGGACGCGGCGCTCGCCCGGCTGGCGGACGACGCGACGGCCGAGCGGATCCGCCACCACCTGGAGGTCACCGGGTCGGACGGCTGCCACGGGGTGCCGGTGGAGTGGCACACGATCGAGATCTCCGGGGTCGGCGACCCGGCGCTCGCCGGCTGGATCGGCCGCCGCCTGGACGGCTGGGGGGCGGCCCGCCGGTTGCTGCTGGAGGACCGCCTGGCCACCTCGATCCTTCAGCACGTCGGCCACGAGGAGAACGTCCGGGCGATCATGCGCCACCGCGTCCACACCGGCGGCTCCGACGGCATCCTCCAGGGCGCGAAGCCGCATCCGCGCGCCTACGGCACCTTCCCGCACTACCTCGGCCACTACGTCCGCGAGCTGGGCGTGCTGTCCCTGGAGGAGTGCGTCGCCCACCTCACCTCCCGCCCGGCGGCCCGGCTGCGGCTGCCGGACCGGGGCGTGGTGCGCGAGGGGTACCGGGCGGACCTGGTGCTGTTCGACCCGGCCACGGTGGCGGCCGGATCGACGTACGAGCGTCCGCGCACGCTGCCGACGGGCATCCCCCACGTTCTGGTGGACGGCCGGTTCGTGATCGAGGACGGGCGGCGCACGGACGTCCTGGCGGGCCGCTCGGTGCGCAGGACGCCCGTGTGA
- a CDS encoding sugar kinase, producing the protein MTTDGLCNAPGVVDVVALGESMVTFLPSRPGRLADVPSFDRAIGGAESNVACMLAAAGHSARWVSRVGADGFGDHLVETIGAYGVDVTSVRRDPARPTGVYFRTAGDRATDAHEVAYYRAGSAASAMSVTGVDLSAVRAGRILHLSGITAALSDGCRELLRTLTAPRPGRPLVSFDVNHRPGLWPHPGGPALLKDLARRADLVFVGEDEAWGLTGPEEIRAALPEPEVLVVKQGPAGATAFHGPHATFVPALTVDVVAAVGAGDAFAAGFLSATLRGLPPRDRLRHGHLWAAAALTAPGDLAAPPARDHADRLAALDDTAWGRLRLGPGWTAGTQGAEEEVRTP; encoded by the coding sequence GTGACCACCGACGGACTGTGCAACGCCCCCGGCGTCGTGGACGTCGTCGCGCTCGGCGAGTCCATGGTCACCTTCCTGCCCTCCCGCCCCGGCCGTCTCGCCGACGTGCCGTCCTTCGACCGGGCCATCGGCGGCGCCGAGTCCAACGTGGCCTGCATGCTGGCCGCCGCCGGACACTCCGCCCGGTGGGTCAGCCGGGTCGGCGCCGACGGGTTCGGCGACCACCTGGTCGAGACGATCGGCGCGTACGGCGTCGACGTGACCTCCGTACGCCGCGACCCCGCGCGCCCGACCGGCGTGTACTTCCGCACCGCGGGCGACCGCGCCACCGACGCCCACGAGGTGGCCTACTACCGGGCCGGATCGGCGGCGTCCGCGATGTCCGTGACCGGCGTCGACCTGAGCGCCGTACGGGCCGGGCGGATCCTGCACCTGTCCGGCATCACCGCGGCGCTCTCCGACGGCTGCCGCGAGCTGCTGCGCACACTCACCGCGCCCCGCCCCGGCCGACCCCTCGTCTCCTTCGACGTCAACCACCGCCCCGGCCTGTGGCCGCACCCCGGCGGGCCCGCCCTGCTGAAAGACCTCGCCCGCCGCGCCGACCTCGTCTTCGTCGGCGAGGACGAGGCCTGGGGACTGACCGGCCCCGAGGAGATCCGCGCCGCGCTGCCCGAACCCGAGGTGCTCGTCGTCAAGCAGGGCCCGGCGGGCGCCACCGCGTTCCACGGACCCCACGCCACCTTCGTCCCCGCCCTCACCGTGGACGTCGTCGCCGCCGTGGGCGCCGGAGACGCCTTCGCCGCCGGGTTCCTCTCCGCCACCCTGCGCGGACTGCCCCCGCGGGACCGCCTGCGCCACGGCCACCTGTGGGCCGCCGCCGCCCTCACCGCCCCCGGCGACCTCGCCGCACCCCCCGCCCGCGACCACGCCGACCGGCTCGCCGCCCTCGACGACACCGCGTGGGGGAGACTTCGACTCGGCCCCGGCTGGACAGCCGGCACCCAGGGGGCCGAGGAGGAGGTACGTACGCCATGA
- a CDS encoding RidA family protein, whose amino-acid sequence MTDKTALTPKTHTTPPARFSHGVRKGNILQVAGQVGFLPAEEGKPPTPAGPTLREQTLQTLANVKSVLEEGGASWDDVLMIRVYLTDVDHFAEMNEIYNAYFEDQGLTQPPAARTTVYVGLPAGLLIEIDALAVLG is encoded by the coding sequence ATGACGGACAAGACCGCACTCACCCCCAAGACCCACACCACCCCGCCCGCGAGGTTCTCGCACGGCGTCAGGAAGGGCAACATCCTCCAGGTCGCCGGCCAGGTCGGCTTCCTCCCCGCCGAGGAGGGCAAGCCCCCGACGCCCGCCGGCCCCACCCTGCGCGAGCAGACCCTCCAGACCCTCGCCAACGTCAAGTCCGTCCTTGAGGAGGGCGGCGCGAGCTGGGACGACGTGTTGATGATCCGCGTCTACCTCACGGACGTGGACCACTTCGCCGAGATGAACGAGATCTACAACGCCTACTTCGAGGATCAGGGCCTCACCCAGCCCCCGGCCGCCCGCACGACGGTCTACGTCGGCCTGCCCGCCGGCCTGCTCATCGAGATCGACGCGCTCGCCGTCCTCGGCTGA
- a CDS encoding IclR family transcriptional regulator yields MSQTVDRALSILPLLAEGPADLGQVADRLGVHKSTALRLLRTLNEHGFVYRQSDQRYRLGARLFALAQEAMENLDIREIAHPHLVRLNEQCGHTVHLAVYEDDEVLYIDKVESRYPVRMYSRIGKPVAITVAAVAKLLLADLPEPERRAVAEKLDYPLYTARSTPNAEAFLAELAKVREQGWATDLGGHEESINCVAAPVRGADGRVVAAMSVSAPNVVVTADELLTLLPLVRRTAEDISGEYSGRTPVRDPA; encoded by the coding sequence ATGAGCCAGACCGTCGACCGCGCGCTGAGCATCCTGCCGCTGCTCGCCGAGGGACCCGCCGACCTCGGACAGGTCGCCGACCGCCTCGGCGTGCACAAGTCCACCGCCCTCAGGCTGCTGCGCACCCTGAACGAGCACGGCTTCGTCTACCGCCAGTCCGACCAGCGCTACCGGCTCGGCGCCCGGCTGTTCGCCCTCGCCCAGGAGGCGATGGAGAACCTGGACATCCGCGAGATCGCCCACCCGCACCTCGTCCGCCTCAACGAACAGTGCGGGCACACCGTGCACCTCGCGGTGTACGAGGACGACGAGGTCCTCTACATCGACAAGGTGGAGAGCCGCTACCCGGTCCGCATGTACTCGCGGATCGGCAAACCGGTCGCCATCACCGTCGCCGCCGTCGCCAAGCTGCTCCTCGCCGACCTGCCCGAACCCGAGCGGCGCGCGGTCGCGGAGAAGCTCGACTACCCCCTGTACACGGCCCGTTCGACGCCGAACGCCGAGGCCTTCCTCGCGGAGCTGGCCAAGGTGCGCGAACAGGGCTGGGCCACCGACCTCGGCGGCCACGAGGAGTCCATCAACTGCGTCGCCGCGCCCGTCCGCGGCGCCGACGGCCGGGTCGTCGCCGCCATGTCGGTCTCCGCGCCGAACGTCGTCGTCACCGCCGACGAACTCCTCACCCTGCTCCCGCTGGTGCGCCGTACGGCGGAGGACATCAGCGGCGAGTACTCCGGAAGAACGCCAGTAAGGGACCCCGCATGA
- a CDS encoding MAB_1171c family putative transporter, giving the protein MTFGTSDAGFYVCGAMLLLVGAVKLPALVRRRHDTLLRAACLLLFSAGCLMLFAAPASIARLNRLTDVPNLAAPVVYATTTVFSGASLLLIVNWRPASPERTRRISRLCVIAYGLTALAVVALFAAGSAPVEQPVSFDAHYATTPFLREMIVLYLVAQGVAMTAASVLCRRWSAQVRGSLRAGLRILGPAYAIIVCYDVLRLVAVAARWTGHDLDFLVSEVTPLLAPPACVLGALGFAVPLAGPRVAEQVRTVRELWQLAPLWRALRDVRTPGAVRAPLPWWRTPPPLLLTGRRTALYDAILALTPYCDPALRERAYRRALSDGADPSHAAAVADAIALLDAHARQHRPPGPPPDAPEASGAPNPPVAPVAPVAPPASGTTDPSAAADTPPTPDTPGTPRAPRTPGAAHTPATPATPAGPATPATPDVPPARVRRARDLVALARALASPVVREFRGRRGFRGRRESFRFADPSDVSQKAARHE; this is encoded by the coding sequence GTGACCTTCGGAACGAGCGACGCCGGTTTCTACGTGTGCGGGGCCATGCTGCTGCTGGTGGGCGCCGTGAAGCTGCCCGCACTCGTGCGAAGACGCCACGACACCCTGCTGCGCGCGGCCTGTCTGCTGCTCTTCTCCGCCGGCTGCCTGATGCTCTTCGCCGCCCCCGCGTCCATCGCCCGGCTCAACCGGCTCACGGACGTCCCCAACCTCGCCGCCCCCGTCGTCTACGCGACGACGACCGTGTTCTCCGGCGCCAGCCTGCTGCTCATCGTCAACTGGCGCCCGGCGTCACCGGAGCGGACCCGGCGCATCTCCCGCCTGTGCGTGATCGCGTACGGCCTCACGGCCCTCGCCGTCGTCGCCCTGTTCGCGGCGGGCAGCGCGCCCGTCGAGCAGCCCGTCTCGTTCGACGCCCACTACGCCACCACGCCGTTCCTCCGCGAGATGATCGTCCTCTACCTCGTCGCGCAGGGCGTGGCCATGACGGCCGCGAGCGTCCTGTGCCGGCGCTGGTCCGCGCAGGTCCGCGGGTCGCTCCGGGCGGGCCTGCGCATCCTCGGCCCGGCCTACGCGATCATCGTCTGCTACGACGTGCTGCGGCTGGTGGCGGTCGCCGCCCGCTGGACGGGCCACGACCTGGACTTCCTGGTGAGCGAGGTCACCCCGCTCCTCGCCCCGCCCGCCTGCGTCCTCGGCGCCCTCGGCTTCGCCGTGCCGCTCGCCGGACCCCGGGTCGCCGAACAGGTCAGGACCGTACGGGAGTTGTGGCAGCTCGCCCCGCTGTGGCGGGCGCTGCGGGACGTGCGCACGCCGGGCGCCGTACGCGCCCCGCTGCCGTGGTGGCGGACTCCGCCGCCGCTGCTGCTGACGGGCCGCAGGACGGCCCTGTACGACGCCATCCTCGCCCTGACGCCGTACTGCGACCCGGCCCTGCGCGAACGCGCCTACCGCAGGGCACTGTCCGACGGCGCCGACCCCTCGCACGCGGCGGCCGTCGCGGACGCGATCGCCCTCCTCGACGCCCACGCCCGACAACACAGGCCACCCGGACCCCCACCAGACGCCCCGGAGGCCTCGGGCGCCCCGAACCCCCCGGTGGCCCCGGTCGCCCCGGTCGCTCCGCCGGCCTCCGGCACCACGGACCCCTCGGCCGCCGCCGACACCCCGCCCACGCCGGACACCCCAGGCACGCCGCGCGCCCCGCGTACCCCGGGCGCAGCCCACACCCCGGCCACCCCGGCCACCCCGGCCGGCCCAGCTACCCCCGCTACCCCGGACGTTCCGCCCGCGCGCGTCCGGCGGGCGCGCGATCTCGTCGCGCTGGCGCGGGCGTTGGCCTCGCCCGTGGTGCGGGAGTTCCGGGGGCGCCGGGGGTTCCGGGGGCGCCGGGAGTCCTTCCGCTTCGCCGACCCGTCCGACGTATCGCAGAAAGCAGCCCGCCATGAGTGA
- a CDS encoding gluconate:H+ symporter: MSPSSPPHTGGLLLLIDGTAGLLTVAALGIALLLFLIIKARLQPFVALLAVSIAVGLLAGLSVTELFGTVQRSDAVSTIESGMGGILGHVAIIIGLGTMLGAILEVSGGAEVLASRLLHLFGEKRAPLAMGLTGLVFGIPVFFDVGIFVLAPLVYAAAKRSGKSILLYCLPLLAGLSMTHAFLPPHPGPVAAAGLLHVDLGWVILMGVVCGIPAVLAAWAFSAWIGRRIFVPVPQDMVEAAEEARRAVLAERAAPREQPVALGTVLAIIGTPLILILAATFSSIALSPSTLRSVIEFFGHPFVALTLALLLAYYVLGIRRGWSRKSLETVSTSSLKPVGNILLVVGAGGVFGAVLKASGVAQALSDTFDDVGLPVIALSYLLSLVLRVAQGSATVAIVTTAGIVAPLLAGGDHSQAFVALVIMAISTGSIFASHVNDGGFWIVAKYFGISERDTLRTWTVLESVLSLAGFAVAAVLSLFV, encoded by the coding sequence ATGTCCCCTTCGTCCCCGCCCCACACCGGCGGCCTCCTGCTGCTCATCGACGGCACCGCCGGGCTGCTCACCGTCGCCGCCCTCGGCATCGCCCTGCTGCTGTTCCTCATCATCAAGGCGCGCCTGCAGCCGTTCGTTGCCCTGCTCGCCGTCTCCATAGCCGTCGGCCTGCTGGCCGGCCTGTCCGTCACCGAACTCTTCGGCACCGTCCAGCGCTCCGACGCCGTCTCCACCATCGAGTCCGGCATGGGCGGCATCCTCGGCCACGTCGCCATCATCATCGGCCTGGGCACCATGCTCGGCGCGATCCTCGAAGTCAGCGGCGGCGCCGAGGTGCTGGCCTCCCGGCTGCTGCACCTCTTCGGCGAGAAGCGCGCCCCGCTCGCCATGGGCCTGACCGGTCTCGTCTTCGGCATCCCGGTCTTCTTCGACGTCGGCATCTTCGTGCTCGCGCCGCTCGTCTACGCCGCCGCCAAGCGAAGCGGCAAGTCGATCCTGCTCTACTGCCTCCCGCTGCTCGCCGGCCTGTCCATGACCCACGCCTTCCTGCCCCCGCACCCCGGCCCCGTCGCCGCCGCCGGGCTGCTCCACGTGGACCTCGGCTGGGTCATCCTCATGGGCGTCGTCTGCGGCATCCCCGCCGTCCTGGCCGCCTGGGCGTTCTCCGCGTGGATCGGCCGCCGCATCTTCGTGCCCGTCCCGCAGGACATGGTGGAGGCCGCGGAGGAGGCCAGGCGCGCGGTGCTCGCCGAGCGGGCCGCACCCCGCGAACAGCCGGTCGCCCTCGGTACGGTCCTCGCCATCATCGGCACGCCGCTGATCCTGATTCTCGCCGCCACCTTCTCCTCGATCGCGCTCAGTCCCTCCACGCTCCGCTCGGTGATCGAGTTCTTCGGCCACCCCTTCGTGGCCCTCACCCTCGCCCTGCTCCTCGCGTACTACGTCCTCGGCATCCGCCGCGGCTGGTCCCGCAAGTCGCTGGAGACCGTGTCCACGTCCTCGCTGAAGCCGGTCGGCAACATCCTGCTCGTGGTCGGCGCGGGCGGCGTCTTCGGCGCCGTCCTCAAGGCGAGCGGGGTCGCCCAGGCCCTCTCGGACACCTTCGACGACGTCGGCCTGCCGGTGATCGCGCTGTCGTACCTGCTCTCCCTGGTGCTGCGCGTCGCCCAGGGCTCGGCCACCGTCGCCATCGTCACCACGGCCGGCATCGTCGCCCCGCTGCTCGCCGGCGGCGACCACTCCCAGGCCTTCGTCGCCCTGGTCATCATGGCCATCTCCACCGGGTCCATCTTCGCCTCGCACGTCAACGACGGCGGCTTCTGGATCGTCGCCAAGTACTTCGGGATCAGCGAGCGGGACACCCTGAGGACGTGGACCGTGCTGGAGTCGGTGCTGTCGCTGGCCGGGTTCGCGGTGGCGGCGGTGCTCAGCCTCTTCGTGTAG